From a region of the Mercurialis annua linkage group LG1-X, ddMerAnnu1.2, whole genome shotgun sequence genome:
- the LOC126664388 gene encoding protein TIC 214-like has protein sequence MIFKSFILGNLVSLCMKIINSVVVVGLYYGFLTTFSMGPSYLFLLRARVIEEGEEGTEKKVSATTGFITGQLMIFISIYYAPLHLALGRPHKIIVLALPYLLFHFFWNNHKHVFDYGSTTRNSMRNLSIQFVFLNNLIFQLFNHFILPSSMLVRLVNIYMFRCNNKMLFVTSSFVGWLIGHILFIKWVGLILVWIQQNNSIRSNVLFRSNKYLVSELRNSMARIFSILLFVTCVYSFGRIPSPIFTKKLKETSETEEREEETDIEIETTSKTKGTKQGSTEEDPSSSLFSEEKEDPDKIDETEEIQVNGKEKTKDEFHFHFKETCSKNIPLYETFYLDGN, from the coding sequence atttttaaatcttttatacTAGGTAATCTAGTATCCTTATGCATGAAGATAATCAATTCGGTCGTTGTGGTCGGACTCTATTATGGATTTCTGACCACATTCTCCATGGGGCCCTCTTATCTCTTCCTTCTCCGAGCTCGGGTTatagaagaaggagaagaaggaACGGAGAAGAAGGTATCAGCAACAACAGGTTTTATTACGGGACAGCTCATGATATTCATATCGATCTATTATGCGCCTCTGCATCTAGCATTGGGTAGACCTCATAAAATAATTGTCCTAGCTCTACCCTATCTTTTGTTTCATTTCTTCTGGAACAATCACAAACACGTTTTTGATTATGGATCTACTACCAGAAATTCAATGCGTAATCTTAGCATTCAATTTGTATTCCTGAATAATCTCATTTTTCAATTATTCAACCATTTTATTTTACCAAGTTCAATGTTAGTCAGATTAGTCAATATTTATATGTTTCGATGCAACAACAAGATGTTATTTGTAACAAGTAGTTTTGTTGGTTGGTTAATTGGtcacattttatttataaaatgggTTGGATTGATATTAGTCTGGATACAGCAAAATAATTCTATTAGATCGAATGTACTTTTTCGATCTAATAAGTACCTTGTGTCAGAATTGAGAAATTCTATGGCTCGAATCTTTAGTATTCTCTTATTTGTTACCTGTGTCTACTCTTTTGGCAGAATACCGTCACCCATTTTTACTAAGAAACTGAAAGAAACCTCAGAAACGGAAGAAAGGGAGGAAGAAACAGATATAGAAATAGAAACAACTTCCAAAACGAAGGGGACTAAACAGGGATCCACCGAAGAAGATCCTTCTTCTTCCCTTTTTTCGGAAGAAAAGGAGGATCCGGATAAAATCGACGAAACGGAAGAGATCCAAGTGaatggaaaagaaaaaacaaaggaTGAATTCCATTTTCACTTTAAAGAGACATGCTCTAAAAATATACCACTTTATGA